From a single Nicotiana tomentosiformis chromosome 2, ASM39032v3, whole genome shotgun sequence genomic region:
- the LOC104102866 gene encoding uncharacterized protein: MFLWLISIVFLLISSSCSLKDETFFQSFSVFQPDGLFPIFNRGTLKCSKFSPFCQQTIINIIATFLIEQKGSEEMASSQVEIASSSSPFGHVLRDRNRRDRCSHRDSTNAAFQKNLKDLVHTHIHSCISSSQPTPSSADSHGPGHVDYADLWVHKPQWDNNENSPTTNIKSTNNNKWDKAREMVLSSRTTKQREANANVNASSPEGSAVEVPNNGGVSTLVRRWRDFETVSKSVNLGNNSPQKGCDDTCDESSVDGRFETPAMSVNGESSGDWEPMDKTTVMNERDSDIKEREKPRVADIIRKLASSKGEENNESEHNGNNAALACGGESLPRIKTSFDHSEQLQQQQQQQQRSFFPVLHSPRIIRGRQALSDLLLQMERDRYRELEGLKERKAVSKFQQRGRIQALLKVRFLRRGTGARDDRSTKGTSSESNRMSQSAIMHIRKRFNTESQNGEAESRSLSREAADNTQESRNSTLIQQRVQNCERDDKGSISCHRELADNNTVKVGSELASYKRRERNHQGMQPGVADSRSTSIAVENNSPKSEFASTSARENHLQEPSEPITLCTKVQDNNSQVGKKFPSNQQQEEKISSQRVTTNVKATSSSNPQKDMPFHTRHSDSSFSPNHNEVDRSHQAVSPKLLHCTSQLRSSDISHDQASWGNASCEASHDKSLEFLETPKPPKYSELSVHREEQDANNLQHAGTSNEWSSESTKRQSDWEEEATNQNLVDSDCGWVSDYSHTASGWDELQSNYEQQSESNQDWVSDISRPRKEWEGLRQERYQEMLDPFQDNNHDIRQLLNRKSVSIFLNSGLREKIDRLMASRSQQLPNAMTGQLQEEVGALVPKEKEKEEEVVSRNETRGGETKDDEEEEDSGYEDYFEDDNTPIRQHYLEPEELVDQKKASRTLQSWSNNEDRGVTDDSYHLPSNSLPQSQSSNTYSHHNQQCSSSAIHTSIEMELIYELRGHMEQLHQEIFEIRRSINSCVNMQMKLQHSIKQEVAAAITQSGPMIGSNSDKKGANRANCRICYEAQVDSLLYRCGHMCTCFRCAHELLWGTGKCPICETPIIDVVRAYIHS; this comes from the exons atGTTTCTATGGTTAATTTCCATTGTCTTTCTCCtaatttcttcttcttgttcattgAAAGACGAGACATTTTTTCAGTCATTTTCAGTTTTTCAACCAGATGGGTTGTTTCCAATTTTTAATAGGGGAACATTGAAATGTTCAAAATTTTCTCCTTTTTGTCAACAAACAATAATTAACATCATAGCAACATTCTTGATTGAGCAAAAAGGGTCAgaagaaatggcatcttctcaggTAGAAATAGCCTCTTCTTCTTCTCCCTTTGGTCATGTCCTCAGAGATCGTAACAGGCGTGATCGTTGCAGCCACAGAGATTCAACCAATGCTGCTTTTCAAAAGAATCTCAAAGATTTGGTTCATACCCACATCCATTCTTGCATTTCTTCAAGTCAACCCACCCCCTCCTCTGCTGATAGTCATGGACCTGGTCATGTTGACTATGCTGATTTATGGGTTCACAAACCACAATGGGACAACAATGAGAACAGTCCCACGACTAACATCAAATCCACTAATAATAATAAATGGGATAAAGCTAGAGAAATGGTGCTTTCTTCTAGGACTACGAAACAGAGAGAGGCGAACGCGAACGTGAATGCTTCGTCGCCTGAAGGCAGTGCCGTGGAAGTTCCTAATAATGGTGGTGTTTCGACACTTGTACGCCGTTGGAGAGATTTTGAGACGGTTTCAAAGAGCGTGAATTTGGGGAACAATTCACCTCAGAAAGGTTGTGATGATACATGTGATGAATCTTCGGTAGATGGACGATTCGAAACTCCGGCCATGAGCGTGAATGGCGAATCGTCAGGAGATTGGGAACCCATGGATAAAACTACGGTTATGAATGAAAGAGATTCAGATATtaaagaaagggaaaagccaagaGTTGCTGATATTATAAGAAAATTGGCAAGTAGTAAGGGTGAAGAGAATAATGAGAGCGAGCACAATGGTAACAATGCTGCCCTTGCTTGTGGTGGTGAATCGTTGCCCCGAATTAAAACATCATTTGATCATTCAGagcaattacaacaacaacaacaacaacagcagagGAGTTTTTTCCCAGTTCTGCACTCGCCTCGAATCATAAGAGGTCGCCAGGCGTTGAGCGATTTGCTGTTGCAAATGGAGCGTGACAGATACCGGGAACTTGAAGGTCTTAAAGAGCGTAAGGCCGTTTCCAAGTTCCAACAAAGAGGTCGTATTCAG GCTTTGCTTAAAGTTAGATTCCTGCGTCGTGGCACAGGCGCCAGAGATGATCGATCAACCAAAGGCACATCGTCCGAATCAAATAGAATGTCTCAATCTGCAATCATGCATATCAG GAAAAGGTTCAATACAGAAAGTCAGAATGGTGAAGCTGAATCAAGAAGCCTCTCAAGAGAAGCGGCAGATAACACCCAGGAAAGCCGGAATTCCACACTAATTCAGCAAAGAGTACAGAATTGTGAAAGGGATGACAAAGGCTCGATCAGCTGCCATAGAGAACTGGCTGATAACAACACTGTAAAAGTTGGAAGTGAATTAGCATCGTATAAGCGGAGAGAAAGGAATCATCAGGGAATGCAGCCTGGTGTAGCTGACTCAAGAAGCACCTCTATAGCTGTGGAAAATAACAGTCCGAAATCAGAATTTGCGTCCACATCTGCACGAGAGAATCATTTACAAGAGCCTAGTGAGCCGATAACTCTCTGCACAAAAGTGCAAGATAACAACTCGCAAGTTGGAAAAAAATTTCCCTCCAATCAACAGCAAGAAGAGAAAATAAGCTCCCAAAGGGTTACAACAAATGTGAAAGCTACAAGCTCATCAAATCCCCAGAAAGATATGCCATTTCATACCCGACATTCGGACAGTTCTTTTAGTCCAAATCATAATGAGGTAGACCGCAGTCATCAAGCAGTTAGCCCCAAATTACTACATTGTACTTCACAACTACGGAGCTCAGATATTTCCCATGACCAAGCTAGCTGGGGAAATGCAAGCTGTGAAGCTAGCCATGACAAGTCACTGGAATTTTTAGAGACACCAAAACCTCCCAAGTATAGTGAACTAAGTGTCCATAGAGAAGAACAAGATGCAAATAACTTGCAGCATGCAGGAACAAGTAATGAGTGGTCTAGTGAGAGCACTAAACGTCAAAGTGACTGGGAAGAGGAAGCGACCAACCAGAATCTAGTGGACAGTGATTGTGGTTGGGTAAGTGATTATTCTCACACAGCAAGTGGATGGGATGAACTACAGTCTAACTACGAGCAGCAGTCAGAATCCAACCAAGACTGGGTAAGTGATATTTCACGTCCACGTAAAGAGTGGGAAGGTCTTAGACAAGAAAGATACCAAGAGATGCTTGATCCTTTCCAAGACAATAATCATGATATTCGCCAACTTCTTAACAG AAAAAGTGTCTCAATCTTTCTTAATAGTGGTTTGAGAGAGAAAATAGATCGACTAATGGCGTCTCGCTCACAACAACTACCTAATGCAATGACCGGCCAGCTTCAGGAAGAAGTAGGGGCACTTGTACCTAAAGAAAAGGAGAAGGAAGAGGAAGTGGTATCACGTAATGAAACACGAGGGGGAGAGACCAAAGatgatgaggaagaagaagactCGGGTTATGAGGATTACTTTGAAGATGACAATACACCAATTAGACAACATTACCTCGAACCTGAGGAATTAGTTGATCAGAAAAAAGCTTCACGTACTTTACAGTCATGGAGCAATAATGAAGACCGGGGTGTCACTGATGACTCCTATCACCTTCCGTCTAATTCTTTACCACAATCTCAATCATCCAATACTTACTCCCATCACAATCAACAATGCTCCTCCTCCGCTATACACACTTCAATT GAAATGGAACTAATATATGAATTGCGAGGACATATGGAGCAACTCCACCAAGAGATATTTGAAATACGAAGATCAATAAACAGCTGCGTGAACATGCAAATGAAATTACAACATTCCATTAAGCAGGAGGTTGCAGCTGCAATCACTCAGTCAG GTCCAATGATTGGGAGTAATTCAGATAAGAAGGGTGCAAACAGAGCAAATTGTCGTATTTGCTATGAGGCGCAAGTTGATTCTCTCCTTTACAG GTGTGGGCATATGTGCACCTGTTTCAGGTGTGCCCATGAATTGCTTTGGGGCACCGGAAAATGTCCAATATGTGAAACCCCCATAATAGATGTTGTCCGTGCATATATACACTCGTGA
- the LOC104102865 gene encoding zinc finger CCCH domain-containing protein 1, which translates to MENSNTPAFESNPAEAETEQPPTAPPSSSSVCNFFKKPSKGKNIRKRPTVVEGESDDAEGESSVIYTKKKPAIADNKLRFSTGASKCNKATESNVDSKAPVFHFESSKEIQVQNDSRATATLETETEFSKDARAIRERALKQAEEALKGKSKTGGDEKLYKGMNQYTDYKAGLRREHTISSEKAGGAHGPLRASAHIRVSARFDYQPDICKDYKETGYCGYGDSCKFMHDRGDYKSGWQIEKEWDEAEKERKRKLAMGMLDEDDEDAEKSDEDDDDALPFACFICREPFVDPVVTKCKHYFCEHCALKHHAKNKKCFVCNQPTLGIFNTAFEIRKRMAAQGK; encoded by the exons ATGGAGAATTCAAATACTCCAGCGTTTGAATCGAACCCTGCCGAAGCTGAAACTGAGCAGCCGCCAACAGCTCCACCTTCTTCAAGTTCCG TATGCAATTTTTTCAAGAAACCATCCAAGGGCAAAAATATCAGAAAGCGTCCTACGGTTGTGGAGGGGGAGAGTGACGATGCAGAAGGTGAAAGTTCAGTCATATATACCAAGAAAAAGCCAGCCATTGCGGATAACAAGCTACGCTTTTCTACTGGAGCTTCAAAGTGTAACAAGGCTACAGAATCCAATGTTGATTCAAAAGCTCCAGTATTTCATTTTGAGTCCTCTAAAGAAATTCAAGTTCAAAATGATAGTAGAGCAACAGCCACTTTAGAAACTGAGACCGAGTTCTCTAAGGATGCCCGGGCCATTCGGGAGAGAGCTTTGAAGCAGGCAGAGGAGGCTTTGAAAGGAAAAAGCAAGACTGGTGGGGATGAGAAATTGTACAAGGGGATGAATCAATATACTGATTACAAAGCTGGTTTGAGAAGAGAACATACAATTTCTAGCGAGAAAGCTGGTGGAGCACATGGTCCTCTCAGGGCTTCTGCCCACATTAGAGTTTCAGCAAGGTTCGACTATCAGCCAGATATTTGTAAGGACTACAAAGAGACGGGATATTGTGGATACGGGGACTCTTGCAAATTTATGCATGACCGGGGAGATTATAAGTCTGGGTGGCAGATTGAAAAAGAGTGGGATGAAGCTGAGAAAGAGAGGAAACGAAAATTGGCTATGGGAATGCTCGACGAGGATGATGAGGATGCTGAGAAgagtgatgaagatgatgatgacgCCTTACCATTTGCTTGCTTTATCTGCAGAGAGCCTTTTGTTGATCCTGTTGTGACCAAATGCAAACACTACTTCTGTGAGCATTGTGCATTAAAG CACCATGCAAAGAACAAGAAGTGTTTTGTATGCAACCAGCCAACGCTTGGAATATTCAATACAGCATTTGAAATACGTAAGAGAATGGCGGCTCAAGGAAAATGA